From a single Eisenibacter elegans DSM 3317 genomic region:
- a CDS encoding GIY-YIG nuclease family protein: protein MSKKEFFPPRPSTNPTIYAYELVGLATHKGLLKIGYTDRDAQTRIKEQLGTAAIPYKIVFEESAMKRDGSSFTDHDIHRHLRKQGFANPEGEWFKCTLNDLRKAIWEIKTGERTEANRTLTFGMRPEQEEAVNKSITYFKSFKKENPDRTPHFLWNAKMRFGKTFASYQLAKKMGWTKILVLTFKPAVQSAWDEDLMTHVDFEGWQFISRNGLTFEEANPKKPIVCFGSFQDYLGKNTSTGGIKTKNEWVHATNWDCVIFDEYHYGAWRENAKELFEAEGKKELEFGEGEGIAYFDEESMPITTNHYLYLSGTPFRAIASGEFIEEQIFNWTYSDEQRAKSEWDNSKGNNPYASLPRMVMMTYQLPDSIRQIAELGQFDGFDLNVFFSAEGEGSKARFKYEDEVQKWLDLIRGSFSETTVDNLKMGAKKPPLPFSHAPLLNVLNHTFWFLPTVAACHAMANLLKQRQNKFYHDYTVVVAAGTQAGIGVQALPPVLDAMTDNPLESKTITLSCGKLTTGVSVKPWTGIFMLRNSSSPETYFQAAFRVQTPWVIKNPDSKSPNKEEILKEECYVFDFAPNRALRQIADYACRLNVNESNPEKNVEDFINFLPVLAYDGSSMKQVDAAGILDMAMSGTTATLLARRWESALLVNVDNNTLARLMANKDAMKALRNIEGFRNLNQDIETIINKSEAVKKAKKEANDRELTKKEKKELSDAEKEYKSLRKQIQEKLIKFATRIPVFMYLTDYRERSLKDVITQLEPGLFKKVTGLSVKDFELLVSLGVFNSALMNDAVYKFKRYEDASLEYIGINRHEGEDVGLFDTVLSRQDYEESFVNEPE from the coding sequence ATGAGTAAAAAAGAATTTTTTCCACCCCGCCCATCCACCAATCCTACCATTTATGCGTATGAATTGGTGGGTTTGGCTACGCACAAGGGTTTACTCAAAATCGGCTATACCGACCGTGATGCACAGACACGTATCAAAGAACAGTTAGGAACGGCTGCCATTCCATACAAAATTGTGTTTGAAGAATCGGCTATGAAGCGTGATGGCAGTTCTTTTACAGACCACGATATCCACCGCCATTTGCGCAAGCAGGGTTTTGCCAATCCCGAAGGCGAATGGTTCAAATGCACGTTAAACGATTTACGAAAAGCCATTTGGGAAATCAAAACAGGCGAACGGACAGAAGCCAATCGAACACTCACTTTCGGTATGCGACCAGAACAGGAAGAAGCGGTAAATAAATCTATCACTTATTTCAAGAGTTTCAAAAAAGAAAACCCTGATAGAACTCCCCATTTCCTTTGGAACGCCAAAATGCGTTTCGGCAAAACCTTTGCCAGTTATCAGTTGGCTAAAAAAATGGGCTGGACAAAAATTTTGGTACTTACTTTCAAACCTGCCGTTCAAAGCGCTTGGGACGAAGATTTGATGACCCACGTGGACTTTGAAGGTTGGCAGTTTATCTCCCGAAACGGCCTAACCTTTGAAGAAGCCAACCCCAAAAAGCCAATCGTTTGTTTTGGTTCGTTTCAGGATTATTTAGGCAAAAACACCAGTACAGGCGGTATCAAAACCAAAAATGAGTGGGTACACGCCACGAATTGGGATTGTGTGATTTTTGACGAATACCACTATGGAGCCTGGAGAGAAAATGCCAAAGAATTGTTTGAAGCAGAAGGTAAAAAAGAATTGGAATTTGGCGAAGGTGAAGGCATAGCATACTTTGACGAAGAATCAATGCCCATTACCACCAACCATTATTTGTATTTATCAGGTACACCATTCCGAGCCATCGCTTCGGGTGAGTTTATCGAAGAGCAAATTTTCAATTGGACCTATTCAGACGAGCAAAGGGCAAAATCAGAATGGGATAATTCCAAAGGAAATAATCCGTATGCTTCCTTGCCCCGAATGGTGATGATGACCTACCAACTGCCTGACTCCATCAGGCAAATAGCAGAATTGGGTCAATTTGATGGCTTTGATTTGAATGTATTCTTTTCAGCCGAAGGCGAAGGCTCAAAAGCCCGTTTCAAATACGAAGATGAAGTTCAAAAATGGTTGGACTTGATTCGGGGCTCATTCAGCGAAACGACCGTTGACAACTTAAAAATGGGAGCCAAAAAACCACCACTTCCCTTTTCACACGCTCCCTTGCTCAATGTATTAAATCATACCTTTTGGTTTTTGCCAACCGTAGCAGCTTGTCACGCTATGGCAAATCTACTCAAACAGCGACAAAACAAGTTTTACCACGACTACACCGTGGTAGTGGCAGCAGGTACACAAGCGGGCATTGGCGTTCAAGCCTTACCACCTGTTTTGGATGCAATGACCGATAATCCATTGGAATCGAAAACGATAACGCTTTCTTGTGGTAAACTCACCACAGGCGTTTCCGTAAAACCGTGGACAGGAATTTTTATGCTGCGCAATTCTTCCAGTCCAGAAACCTATTTTCAAGCAGCGTTCCGTGTGCAAACGCCTTGGGTCATTAAAAACCCTGACAGCAAATCGCCCAACAAAGAAGAAATTCTAAAAGAAGAATGTTATGTGTTTGACTTTGCCCCGAACAGAGCATTAAGACAAATTGCTGATTATGCTTGCCGACTGAACGTCAATGAATCAAACCCTGAAAAGAACGTAGAAGATTTTATCAACTTCCTGCCTGTATTGGCTTATGACGGAAGTTCAATGAAACAAGTGGATGCCGCAGGGATATTGGATATGGCTATGAGTGGCACAACCGCTACGCTTTTAGCAAGACGCTGGGAAAGTGCGTTGCTTGTCAACGTAGACAACAACACGCTTGCCCGATTGATGGCAAACAAAGACGCAATGAAAGCCTTGAGGAACATAGAAGGCTTTAGAAATTTGAATCAAGACATTGAAACGATAATCAACAAATCAGAAGCCGTTAAAAAAGCCAAGAAAGAAGCCAACGACCGAGAACTAACCAAAAAAGAGAAAAAGGAACTTTCAGACGCGGAAAAAGAATACAAGAGCCTCAGAAAGCAAATCCAAGAAAAGCTCATCAAGTTCGCTACTCGTATTCCCGTGTTTATGTACCTGACAGACTATAGAGAGAGAAGTTTGAAAGACGTAATCACGCAGTTAGAGCCGGGACTATTCAAAAAAGTAACGGGACTTTCGGTAAAAGACTTTGAATTATTGGTAAGCCTTGGCGTGTTTAACTCAGCTCTAATGAATGATGCTGTTTACAAATTCAAACGCTACGAAGACGCAAGTTTAGAGTATATCGGAATCAACAGACACGAAGGCGAAGATGTTGGATTATTTGACACAGTATTAAGCCGACAAGATTATGAAGAGAGTTTTGTAAACGAACCCGAATAG
- a CDS encoding tetratricopeptide repeat protein has product MIQKYAFSGLWISLLLSLSGIGAQAQHRPELVIIDTLIADLGLSGTVALQLNVDAGELKGAVYQAKSATLAQLRRVEQLLQESPYDRQLQSQYHTLLQKVYPEDSERIAAYATQRVLFLDSLIQHSGAQRGEACYDLAILYLYLGPQELNKAYNAARCATELMPDSAKAWETYGMVFLYAGQYAMATEMFRTALRKEQTDLNALTGLMLVQIFEQLQSLALDQMKAFAIDKSHIQHALNQKPSFALEQLLHFSELMELFYRQMAQMAEMFDKDSLDGFVPDQQYAADLKRLKTFFTQALKQHKAYDASHLHNALGIIEVLQDNQKKASAAFLKAIQQNPARIGPYDNLVFVYVRQKDYQKAIKLMYQKLENTQKTPTDYSTLAQLYHYQDNISAGIEALQKGINSFQEGASTSKLHYDLALLYAEAKQDDQALSEAKTAYNLNPEDTDTALLYAALALRAGQPERAAPILRRLESSTKEAKQLLKYCE; this is encoded by the coding sequence ATGATACAAAAATACGCTTTTAGTGGCTTATGGATAAGCTTGCTCTTGAGCTTGTCAGGCATTGGGGCGCAAGCGCAACACAGGCCGGAGCTTGTCATTATCGACACCCTGATAGCTGATTTGGGTTTGTCTGGAACGGTAGCGCTACAGCTCAATGTAGATGCTGGTGAGCTCAAAGGAGCAGTCTATCAGGCCAAATCCGCGACTTTAGCACAGCTGCGCCGTGTTGAGCAGTTATTGCAAGAGTCGCCCTATGACCGCCAGCTTCAAAGCCAGTACCACACATTGCTACAAAAAGTTTACCCCGAAGACAGCGAGCGTATAGCCGCTTATGCCACACAGCGTGTCTTATTTTTGGATAGCTTAATCCAACACAGCGGAGCGCAAAGGGGCGAGGCTTGTTATGATTTGGCCATTCTTTACCTGTACCTTGGCCCACAAGAACTCAATAAAGCCTACAACGCCGCCCGCTGTGCTACAGAGCTAATGCCTGATAGTGCCAAAGCCTGGGAAACCTACGGGATGGTATTTTTGTATGCCGGACAATATGCTATGGCCACAGAGATGTTTCGGACAGCCCTTAGGAAAGAACAAACCGACCTCAACGCGTTGACAGGGCTTATGCTAGTGCAGATTTTCGAGCAGCTGCAAAGCCTAGCGCTAGACCAGATGAAAGCCTTCGCCATAGACAAAAGCCATATCCAGCACGCCCTAAACCAAAAACCCAGTTTTGCATTAGAGCAACTCCTGCATTTTAGCGAATTGATGGAGTTATTTTATCGACAGATGGCACAGATGGCCGAGATGTTCGACAAAGACAGCCTTGATGGCTTTGTGCCCGACCAACAGTATGCAGCTGATTTGAAACGGTTGAAAACCTTTTTTACACAAGCCCTCAAACAACATAAAGCCTATGATGCCAGCCACCTCCATAATGCCCTCGGAATTATAGAAGTGCTCCAAGACAATCAGAAGAAGGCTAGTGCAGCTTTTCTCAAAGCAATCCAACAAAACCCCGCCAGAATAGGGCCATATGACAACTTGGTATTTGTCTATGTAAGACAAAAAGACTACCAAAAGGCTATAAAGCTGATGTACCAAAAGTTGGAAAATACCCAAAAGACTCCCACCGACTACAGTACTTTGGCGCAGCTATATCATTATCAGGACAATATCTCTGCGGGTATCGAAGCCCTTCAAAAAGGCATAAACAGCTTCCAAGAAGGCGCATCCACCTCCAAGTTGCACTATGACTTGGCCTTGTTGTATGCTGAAGCCAAACAAGACGACCAAGCATTGTCTGAAGCCAAAACCGCCTACAATCTCAACCCCGAAGACACAGACACCGCCTTGCTCTATGCCGCCTTGGCTTTGAGGGCGGGGCAGCCTGAACGAGCAGCGCCCATCCTGAGGCGCTTGGAAAGCAGTACAAAAGAAGCCAAACAGCTGTTGAAGTATTGTGAGTAA
- a CDS encoding SAM-dependent DNA methyltransferase: protein MTEDIKTENQVKSKKRVTDHGEVFTNPREVNAMLDLVKHETERIDSRFLEPACGNGNFLAEVLRRKLAVVDSRYSKSQIEWERYAVIAVSSIYGVDILEDNAQECRERLFRIFDERYAALFKDKCKEECRRSIKFLFSRNILWGDALDFTNPVTKQPIVFSEWSAVNGSMLKRRDYMFKFLVEKTHQFSMFNDQGNAAAIDEPVKDFPLVHFLKLGEDV from the coding sequence TTGACAGAAGATATAAAGACAGAAAACCAAGTAAAATCTAAAAAGCGGGTTACTGACCACGGGGAAGTGTTTACTAACCCACGTGAAGTAAACGCTATGCTTGACTTGGTAAAACACGAAACCGAAAGAATTGACTCCCGTTTCTTAGAACCTGCTTGCGGAAACGGCAACTTTTTAGCCGAAGTACTTCGTAGAAAATTAGCAGTTGTGGACAGCCGATACAGCAAAAGCCAAATTGAGTGGGAACGCTATGCGGTTATTGCTGTATCGAGCATTTACGGAGTGGACATTTTAGAGGATAACGCCCAAGAATGTAGAGAACGCTTATTTAGAATTTTTGATGAGCGTTATGCTGCCCTATTCAAAGACAAATGCAAAGAAGAGTGCAGAAGAAGCATAAAGTTTTTGTTCAGTAGAAATATACTTTGGGGTGACGCTTTAGACTTTACCAATCCCGTAACCAAACAACCGATTGTGTTTTCTGAATGGAGTGCTGTAAATGGCTCTATGCTAAAACGCAGAGATTATATGTTCAAATTTTTGGTGGAGAAAACACACCAGTTTTCAATGTTCAATGACCAAGGCAATGCCGCAGCCATTGACGAGCCTGTAAAAGATTTTCCATTGGTGCATTTTTTAAAATTGGGTGAAGATGTCTGA
- a CDS encoding Eco57I restriction-modification methylase domain-containing protein: MNQKNHSADINYNPDVLTCLANLSNDEVFTPPNLVNDILDLLPAELWSNPNAKFLDPVAKSGVFLREMAKRLMKGLEKKIPDKQKRINHIFSQQLYGIAITELTSLLSRRSVYGSKTANGKYSFCETFTDEQGNIRYERMQHTWQNGKCTYCGASQEVYDRGEEAETYAYNFIHTDNPEKIFNMKFDVIIGNPPYQLSDGGFGKSAAPLYHKFVQQAKKLNPKYLTMIIPSRWFAGGKGLDDFRKEMLNDNRIKKVVDFENAGDCFPGVDIAGGICYFLWDKDYKGACDVVNVVNGKETHSERALNEFPTFIRNSKAVPIIRKVLSVKEKRMNEMVSSSKPFGLRTFVRPQMEGDLILRWQNGEGPYKRSDITTGVDIIDDWKVITSYVGYDHAGNPGKDGKRKVFSKIDILPPGTICTETYLVIGAFKSEIEAKNLMRYMKTKFFRFLVSQFMYSHHITKDSYQFVPIQDFTEPWTDEKLYKKYGLTEEEIAFIESMIRPMENSENGDSSDVGDYDNENHGNQINHNNHSSDDE; encoded by the coding sequence ATGAATCAAAAAAATCATAGTGCTGACATTAATTACAACCCAGACGTACTCACTTGCCTTGCCAATTTGAGCAACGATGAAGTATTTACGCCACCCAATTTGGTAAACGATATCTTGGACTTGCTCCCCGCCGAATTGTGGAGCAACCCCAACGCCAAGTTTTTAGACCCTGTTGCTAAAAGTGGTGTCTTTTTGCGGGAAATGGCCAAGCGATTGATGAAAGGGTTAGAAAAGAAAATACCCGATAAACAAAAACGCATCAACCACATTTTTAGCCAACAGTTATACGGCATCGCCATTACCGAACTCACCAGTTTATTAAGCCGTAGAAGCGTGTATGGCTCTAAAACAGCCAACGGCAAGTATAGTTTTTGCGAAACCTTTACTGATGAGCAAGGCAACATACGCTATGAGCGTATGCAACATACTTGGCAAAACGGTAAATGCACCTACTGCGGAGCCAGCCAAGAAGTGTACGACCGTGGCGAGGAAGCCGAAACCTATGCTTACAATTTTATTCACACAGATAATCCAGAAAAAATATTCAATATGAAGTTTGATGTAATTATTGGAAACCCGCCTTATCAGTTGAGTGATGGGGGGTTTGGTAAAAGTGCAGCACCACTATATCACAAGTTTGTTCAGCAAGCCAAAAAGTTGAATCCCAAGTATTTAACGATGATTATTCCATCAAGATGGTTTGCAGGCGGAAAGGGTTTGGATGATTTTAGAAAAGAGATGCTGAACGATAATAGGATTAAAAAAGTAGTAGATTTTGAAAATGCGGGAGATTGTTTTCCTGGAGTTGATATAGCAGGGGGTATTTGTTATTTCTTGTGGGATAAAGATTATAAAGGTGCTTGTGATGTTGTGAATGTAGTCAATGGTAAAGAAACCCATTCAGAAAGAGCCTTAAACGAATTTCCAACCTTTATCAGAAATAGCAAGGCGGTACCCATTATTCGGAAAGTGCTTTCCGTTAAAGAAAAGCGAATGAACGAAATGGTTTCAAGTTCAAAACCATTCGGCTTGAGAACTTTTGTTCGTCCTCAAATGGAAGGAGATTTAATTCTCCGGTGGCAAAATGGCGAAGGCCCTTACAAGCGCAGTGATATAACAACAGGCGTAGATATTATAGACGATTGGAAAGTCATTACATCTTATGTGGGGTATGACCACGCTGGAAATCCAGGGAAAGATGGCAAAAGAAAGGTATTTTCAAAAATAGATATTCTGCCGCCCGGCACGATTTGCACCGAAACCTATTTGGTTATTGGTGCTTTTAAATCAGAAATTGAAGCCAAAAACTTGATGAGATATATGAAAACGAAGTTTTTCAGATTCTTGGTTTCACAGTTTATGTATTCTCATCATATCACAAAAGACTCCTATCAATTCGTCCCCATCCAAGACTTCACCGAACCTTGGACAGACGAAAAACTCTACAAAAAATACGGTTTAACAGAGGAAGAGATAGCTTTTATAGAAAGTATGATACGTCCAATGGAAAACAGTGAGAACGGTGATTCCTCTGATGTGGGTGATTACGATAATGAAAATCACGGCAATCAAATCAATCACAATAATCATAGTTCAGACGATGAGTAA
- a CDS encoding GxxExxY protein gives MIKEEYKYSELTAKIIGCAMTVHKTLGNGFQEVIYQRALEIEMRLAGISFNREFEMPIFYREEQIGTRRVDFLVENVVSVELKAITKLEDVHFAQAINYLEAYNLEIGLLINFGETSLNFKRLTNKKFKAIR, from the coding sequence ATGATTAAAGAAGAATATAAATATTCAGAACTTACAGCTAAAATCATTGGCTGTGCAATGACTGTTCACAAAACATTAGGTAATGGTTTTCAAGAAGTAATTTATCAGCGGGCTCTGGAAATAGAAATGAGGCTGGCGGGTATTAGCTTCAACAGAGAATTTGAAATGCCCATTTTCTACAGAGAAGAACAAATAGGAACACGGAGGGTTGATTTTTTGGTAGAAAATGTTGTTTCTGTTGAATTGAAAGCCATCACAAAATTAGAAGATGTTCATTTCGCCCAAGCGATAAACTATTTAGAAGCCTACAACTTAGAAATTGGTTTACTCATTAATTTTGGTGAAACGAGTTTGAACTTCAAAAGATTGACGAACAAAAAATTCAAGGCAATCAGATGA
- a CDS encoding carboxypeptidase-like regulatory domain-containing protein, which yields MRVTYFSWLLAGLCLLCTPLFAQNTALDGDWKQRKVVLRNTAEAELMIRVGDIDNLGFGWPAGYDPFSGKETPPHSFPWEQEAGEAPGLDMIMLPSSMSREKGSPCGGDGYSDSYEYLMEKFRATTLPIEIPMEGTASMNINGITMMLFIDDFQSPVFCSQFEAYLNGRRAVFLETLLNQVTQTGPIGKLITVQVPPDFWGEFKKNKVELLIDDRTTGAHDGFALDFVKVLINPKALQHKGTAVGKIIDQASRQPVVGAEVNIQGFGRATTNERGEFSIQDVPAGLALIQVCALKYRGQAFQVDIIENQRNDITLELDPN from the coding sequence ATGAGAGTTACTTACTTCTCTTGGCTACTGGCAGGCCTCTGCCTATTGTGTACGCCTTTGTTTGCACAAAATACCGCCCTCGATGGCGATTGGAAACAGCGCAAGGTCGTGTTGCGCAACACCGCCGAGGCCGAACTGATGATTCGCGTGGGCGATATTGACAACCTCGGCTTTGGCTGGCCGGCGGGCTATGACCCCTTCTCCGGCAAAGAGACCCCTCCACATAGTTTTCCTTGGGAACAAGAAGCTGGCGAAGCTCCCGGGCTGGATATGATTATGCTGCCATCGAGTATGAGCAGAGAAAAAGGCTCTCCGTGTGGGGGCGACGGCTACAGCGACAGCTACGAGTACCTGATGGAAAAATTTAGGGCTACTACCCTGCCCATCGAAATCCCAATGGAAGGCACTGCCAGTATGAACATCAACGGGATAACGATGATGTTGTTTATTGACGATTTTCAGTCGCCTGTATTTTGCAGTCAGTTTGAGGCCTATCTCAACGGTCGCCGTGCGGTGTTTTTAGAAACCTTACTCAACCAAGTAACACAAACAGGACCTATCGGCAAACTGATTACGGTACAGGTGCCGCCTGATTTTTGGGGGGAATTTAAGAAAAACAAGGTCGAGTTGCTCATCGATGACCGCACTACTGGTGCTCATGATGGCTTCGCGCTTGACTTTGTGAAGGTGTTGATTAACCCCAAAGCTTTGCAACATAAGGGAACAGCCGTAGGCAAAATCATTGACCAAGCCTCGCGCCAGCCCGTTGTAGGGGCAGAAGTAAACATCCAAGGCTTTGGTCGTGCTACCACCAACGAGCGCGGAGAGTTTAGCATCCAAGATGTGCCGGCGGGCCTGGCCCTCATTCAGGTTTGCGCGCTCAAATACCGTGGCCAAGCTTTTCAGGTAGACATTATCGAAAACCAACGCAATGACATTACCCTAGAGCTAGATCCCAATTAA